The Solenopsis invicta isolate M01_SB chromosome 12, UNIL_Sinv_3.0, whole genome shotgun sequence genome window below encodes:
- the LOC105201777 gene encoding DNA replication complex GINS protein PSF1 yields MFGREAIKLIMELDMHEDIRPFNEQVMRQVFEEMQMLYEANTTDSNAIQNEGHHALLPSVHFRHTALVRNQRCVLAYLYHRVKRLRQLRWELGSILPTEITANLLNAEMQWFQNYNKSLATYMRSIGDDYGLNLTMNMSPPKTLYVEVKCLSDFGKLELDNGEVITLKKNTYHLLPRAVCEPLIRQGVLEHHNT; encoded by the exons ATGTTTGGGAGAGAAGCTATTAAGCTTATAATGGAGCTCGATATGCACGAAGATATTCGACCATTTAAT GAACAGGTGATGCGACAAGTTTTTGAAGAGATGCAAATGCTTTATGAAGCCAATACAACAGATAG TAATGCCATACAGAACGAAGGGCACCACGCGTTGTTACCGTCAGTGCATTTTCGCCATACGGCTCTGGTCAGAAACCAAAGGTGCGTGCTGGCGTATCTGTACCACCGAGTTAAACGATTACGGCAGTTGCGCTGGGAATTGGGTAGCATCCTACCGACCGAGATAACCGCCAACTTACTGAATGCGGAAATGCAATGGTTTCAAAACTACAACAAATCTTTGGCCACCTACATGAGATCGATAGGCGACGATTATGGATTAAATCTAACTATGAACATGAGCCCTCCAAAGACACTCTATGTcgag GTGAAGTGCTTAAGTGATTTTGGCAAGCTGGAACTCGACAACGGCGAAGTTATTACACTTAAAAAGAATACGTATCATCTGTTACCAAGAGCTGTGTGCGAGCCGCTTATCAGACAAGGCGTACTCGAGCACCATAACACGTGA
- the LOC105201787 gene encoding uncharacterized protein LOC105201787 isoform X1 codes for MLRRKRGGAKTARRMAKKAAPAALQTEVLNDEEWAKVLKRKGLVVVDVYSDWSGPCTGMVSILKKIKMEIGGDALSYATASCDRVTDLKRFQGKSEPTWMFIHEGQMINLMFGAHCPQFVKMLMTELERVQKGDEHDFSIDVFEKSPEEVVRLKIQEEAKIAKETAKKSRKVAEAKARYESEMLHWTTSLCNETCLLLFPWIFKDEEGRRRDKKLSPAYVELIEELLPENYIVEQELRKRMNEDLLQQMLDESTYKFSETSKQLLFDGKCMFMRLKIVEGKKNLDVHNHLCELVFNEPTLPESDDCLSEDCYAGKHCPAFEVPDKENKKFSFVWTPPNPRNKAFVFRTIFTVYTNTTYPYEDKMAKVPITVFKYDYTRKNDLKMVLEMFGDDVINFGIFEYDKPPEAKMIAKSIEAFEMSVEEKTGYEIFVCTVKKVGCEAFLGFAGIGPFHVSENPEKAIEESKLYFPDIVAVEESQSDDEEKPEELTEEQQDDTVAM; via the exons ATGTTGCGCCGTAAAAGG gGTGGAGCAAAGACGGCAAGAAGAATGGCGAAGAAAGCGGCACCCGCGGCATTGCAGACGGAAGTTCTTAATGACGAGGAATGGGCGAAGGTACTGAAACGAAAGGGTTTAGTAG TTGTAGACGTGTACTCGGACTGGAGTGGACCTTGCACAGGCATGGTGAGCATTCTGAAGAAGATAAAGATGGAGATTGGAGGTGACGCATTAAGTTACGCCACG GCAAGTTGTGATCGTGTTACTGACTTGAAGAGGTTCCAAGGAAAAAGTGAACCTACATGGatgtttattcat GAAGGTCAAATGATAAATTTGATGTTCGGGGCGCATTGCCCGCAGTTTGTAAAAATGTTGATGACCGAGCTCGAGAGAGTTCAAAAGGGCGACGAGCACGA CTTTTCGATTGACGTTTTCGAGAAAAGTCCTGAAGAGGTGGTACGATTGAAAATCCAAGAGGAGGCAAAAATAGCTAAGGAAACAGCAAAGAAATCTcgaaaag TGGCTGAAGCAAAAGCGAGATATGAGTCTGAGATGCTGCACTGGACCACGTCGTTGTGCAACGAAACTTGTCTGCTGTTATTTCCTTGGATATTCAAGGATGAAGAAGGACGTAGAAGAGATAAGAAGTTGAGTCCAGCATACGTGGAGCTAATCGAAGAATTGCTTCCGGAGAACTACATAGTGGAACAAGAGCTACGCAAACGAATGAACGAGGATCTGCTCCAGCAAATGCTCGAcgaa TCCACGTATAAATTCTCGGAAACCAGCAAACAATTGCTCTTCGACGGTAAATGTATGTTTATGCGATTGAAGATAGtagaaggaaaaaagaatttggACGTTCATAATCATCTGTGCGAGTTAGTGTTCAATGAACCGACGTTACCGGAATCGGACGACTGCTTAAGTGAAGATTG CTATGCCGGAAAGCATTGTCCAGCTTTCGAAGTTCCTGATAAGGAAAATAAGAAGTTTTCTTTCGTTTGGACACCACCGAATCCCAGAAACAAAGCATTCGTTTTTCGCACGATATTTACCGTTTACACCAATACGACATATCCG TACGAAGATAAAATGGCAAAAGTGCCAATAACTGTCTTCAAATACGATTACACacgtaaaaatgatttaaaaatggtGTTGGAAATGTTCGGCGATGACGTCATCAATTTCGGTATATTTGAATATGATAAACCGCCTGAGGCTAAAATGATTGCCAAAAGTATAGAAGCATTCGAGATGAGTGTTGAAGAAAAAACGGG TTACGAAATATTCGTCTGTACTGTGAAGAAAGTAGGTTGCGAGGCATTTTTGGGTTTCGCTGGGATCGGACCTTTTCACGTGAGCGAAAATCCGGAGAAGGCTATCGaggaatcaaaattatatttcccGGACATTGTTGCTGTAGAGGAATCGCAATCGGATGACGAGGAGAAACCTGAGGAATTAACGGAAGAGCAACAAGACGATACAGTAGCAATGTAA
- the LOC105201787 gene encoding uncharacterized protein LOC105201787 isoform X2 translates to MLRRKRGGAKTARRMAKKAAPAALQTEVLNDEEWAKVLKRKGLVDVYSDWSGPCTGMVSILKKIKMEIGGDALSYATASCDRVTDLKRFQGKSEPTWMFIHEGQMINLMFGAHCPQFVKMLMTELERVQKGDEHDFSIDVFEKSPEEVVRLKIQEEAKIAKETAKKSRKVAEAKARYESEMLHWTTSLCNETCLLLFPWIFKDEEGRRRDKKLSPAYVELIEELLPENYIVEQELRKRMNEDLLQQMLDESTYKFSETSKQLLFDGKCMFMRLKIVEGKKNLDVHNHLCELVFNEPTLPESDDCLSEDCYAGKHCPAFEVPDKENKKFSFVWTPPNPRNKAFVFRTIFTVYTNTTYPYEDKMAKVPITVFKYDYTRKNDLKMVLEMFGDDVINFGIFEYDKPPEAKMIAKSIEAFEMSVEEKTGYEIFVCTVKKVGCEAFLGFAGIGPFHVSENPEKAIEESKLYFPDIVAVEESQSDDEEKPEELTEEQQDDTVAM, encoded by the exons ATGTTGCGCCGTAAAAGG gGTGGAGCAAAGACGGCAAGAAGAATGGCGAAGAAAGCGGCACCCGCGGCATTGCAGACGGAAGTTCTTAATGACGAGGAATGGGCGAAGGTACTGAAACGAAAGGGTTTAGTAG ACGTGTACTCGGACTGGAGTGGACCTTGCACAGGCATGGTGAGCATTCTGAAGAAGATAAAGATGGAGATTGGAGGTGACGCATTAAGTTACGCCACG GCAAGTTGTGATCGTGTTACTGACTTGAAGAGGTTCCAAGGAAAAAGTGAACCTACATGGatgtttattcat GAAGGTCAAATGATAAATTTGATGTTCGGGGCGCATTGCCCGCAGTTTGTAAAAATGTTGATGACCGAGCTCGAGAGAGTTCAAAAGGGCGACGAGCACGA CTTTTCGATTGACGTTTTCGAGAAAAGTCCTGAAGAGGTGGTACGATTGAAAATCCAAGAGGAGGCAAAAATAGCTAAGGAAACAGCAAAGAAATCTcgaaaag TGGCTGAAGCAAAAGCGAGATATGAGTCTGAGATGCTGCACTGGACCACGTCGTTGTGCAACGAAACTTGTCTGCTGTTATTTCCTTGGATATTCAAGGATGAAGAAGGACGTAGAAGAGATAAGAAGTTGAGTCCAGCATACGTGGAGCTAATCGAAGAATTGCTTCCGGAGAACTACATAGTGGAACAAGAGCTACGCAAACGAATGAACGAGGATCTGCTCCAGCAAATGCTCGAcgaa TCCACGTATAAATTCTCGGAAACCAGCAAACAATTGCTCTTCGACGGTAAATGTATGTTTATGCGATTGAAGATAGtagaaggaaaaaagaatttggACGTTCATAATCATCTGTGCGAGTTAGTGTTCAATGAACCGACGTTACCGGAATCGGACGACTGCTTAAGTGAAGATTG CTATGCCGGAAAGCATTGTCCAGCTTTCGAAGTTCCTGATAAGGAAAATAAGAAGTTTTCTTTCGTTTGGACACCACCGAATCCCAGAAACAAAGCATTCGTTTTTCGCACGATATTTACCGTTTACACCAATACGACATATCCG TACGAAGATAAAATGGCAAAAGTGCCAATAACTGTCTTCAAATACGATTACACacgtaaaaatgatttaaaaatggtGTTGGAAATGTTCGGCGATGACGTCATCAATTTCGGTATATTTGAATATGATAAACCGCCTGAGGCTAAAATGATTGCCAAAAGTATAGAAGCATTCGAGATGAGTGTTGAAGAAAAAACGGG TTACGAAATATTCGTCTGTACTGTGAAGAAAGTAGGTTGCGAGGCATTTTTGGGTTTCGCTGGGATCGGACCTTTTCACGTGAGCGAAAATCCGGAGAAGGCTATCGaggaatcaaaattatatttcccGGACATTGTTGCTGTAGAGGAATCGCAATCGGATGACGAGGAGAAACCTGAGGAATTAACGGAAGAGCAACAAGACGATACAGTAGCAATGTAA
- the LOC105201787 gene encoding uncharacterized protein LOC105201787 isoform X3, translating into MAKKAAPAALQTEVLNDEEWAKVLKRKGLVVVDVYSDWSGPCTGMVSILKKIKMEIGGDALSYATASCDRVTDLKRFQGKSEPTWMFIHEGQMINLMFGAHCPQFVKMLMTELERVQKGDEHDFSIDVFEKSPEEVVRLKIQEEAKIAKETAKKSRKVAEAKARYESEMLHWTTSLCNETCLLLFPWIFKDEEGRRRDKKLSPAYVELIEELLPENYIVEQELRKRMNEDLLQQMLDESTYKFSETSKQLLFDGKCMFMRLKIVEGKKNLDVHNHLCELVFNEPTLPESDDCLSEDCYAGKHCPAFEVPDKENKKFSFVWTPPNPRNKAFVFRTIFTVYTNTTYPYEDKMAKVPITVFKYDYTRKNDLKMVLEMFGDDVINFGIFEYDKPPEAKMIAKSIEAFEMSVEEKTGYEIFVCTVKKVGCEAFLGFAGIGPFHVSENPEKAIEESKLYFPDIVAVEESQSDDEEKPEELTEEQQDDTVAM; encoded by the exons ATGGCGAAGAAAGCGGCACCCGCGGCATTGCAGACGGAAGTTCTTAATGACGAGGAATGGGCGAAGGTACTGAAACGAAAGGGTTTAGTAG TTGTAGACGTGTACTCGGACTGGAGTGGACCTTGCACAGGCATGGTGAGCATTCTGAAGAAGATAAAGATGGAGATTGGAGGTGACGCATTAAGTTACGCCACG GCAAGTTGTGATCGTGTTACTGACTTGAAGAGGTTCCAAGGAAAAAGTGAACCTACATGGatgtttattcat GAAGGTCAAATGATAAATTTGATGTTCGGGGCGCATTGCCCGCAGTTTGTAAAAATGTTGATGACCGAGCTCGAGAGAGTTCAAAAGGGCGACGAGCACGA CTTTTCGATTGACGTTTTCGAGAAAAGTCCTGAAGAGGTGGTACGATTGAAAATCCAAGAGGAGGCAAAAATAGCTAAGGAAACAGCAAAGAAATCTcgaaaag TGGCTGAAGCAAAAGCGAGATATGAGTCTGAGATGCTGCACTGGACCACGTCGTTGTGCAACGAAACTTGTCTGCTGTTATTTCCTTGGATATTCAAGGATGAAGAAGGACGTAGAAGAGATAAGAAGTTGAGTCCAGCATACGTGGAGCTAATCGAAGAATTGCTTCCGGAGAACTACATAGTGGAACAAGAGCTACGCAAACGAATGAACGAGGATCTGCTCCAGCAAATGCTCGAcgaa TCCACGTATAAATTCTCGGAAACCAGCAAACAATTGCTCTTCGACGGTAAATGTATGTTTATGCGATTGAAGATAGtagaaggaaaaaagaatttggACGTTCATAATCATCTGTGCGAGTTAGTGTTCAATGAACCGACGTTACCGGAATCGGACGACTGCTTAAGTGAAGATTG CTATGCCGGAAAGCATTGTCCAGCTTTCGAAGTTCCTGATAAGGAAAATAAGAAGTTTTCTTTCGTTTGGACACCACCGAATCCCAGAAACAAAGCATTCGTTTTTCGCACGATATTTACCGTTTACACCAATACGACATATCCG TACGAAGATAAAATGGCAAAAGTGCCAATAACTGTCTTCAAATACGATTACACacgtaaaaatgatttaaaaatggtGTTGGAAATGTTCGGCGATGACGTCATCAATTTCGGTATATTTGAATATGATAAACCGCCTGAGGCTAAAATGATTGCCAAAAGTATAGAAGCATTCGAGATGAGTGTTGAAGAAAAAACGGG TTACGAAATATTCGTCTGTACTGTGAAGAAAGTAGGTTGCGAGGCATTTTTGGGTTTCGCTGGGATCGGACCTTTTCACGTGAGCGAAAATCCGGAGAAGGCTATCGaggaatcaaaattatatttcccGGACATTGTTGCTGTAGAGGAATCGCAATCGGATGACGAGGAGAAACCTGAGGAATTAACGGAAGAGCAACAAGACGATACAGTAGCAATGTAA
- the LOC105201778 gene encoding uncharacterized protein LOC105201778 isoform X1 — translation MENYDPLYWNCKLPIEVLRIIFGNLNGKDLVNVAMVCRSWLEAAIEEKRTRLSPCCFKIDDNVTDNEFLNSVKNIRIKPLICIRFSNTDHTSHKKDPFVDELPRHCEVITLRDYKTYMQHSYFNAIRRQIYVFLPEIPYVKIKTFVLPNNVHKTAEYSEIISTINNYKASMPNEETSTCLMLFCNYLYIAKRWASAICKRKENKNLSVFGVKYNKIKLIHINNWYGRKYPWHFCRKVEESLSCIAVLIIGLMQTYSIVLETECNTEEQIEARLQLFKNEVKLKRHSIGFMFCGNINEKTTLQSKIFEKLFPKVLLTDNVIHDGIYRRPTSVDELNEKRNNEEEDFAFCYKTNTMFLLLTYD, via the exons ATGGAAAACTATGATCCATTATATTGGAATTGTAAGCTCCCTATAGAAGTTTTAAGAATTATCTTTGGTAATTTAAATGGCAAAGATCTAGTGAACGTCGCTATGGTTTGCAG aTCATGGTTAGAAGCTGCAATTGAAGAGAAACGAACAAGACTAAGTCCTTGTTGCTTTAAAATTGATGACAACGTAACAgacaatgaatttttaaattctgttaaaaatataagaattaagcCATTAATATGCATCCGTTTTTCTAATACTGACCATACTTCACATAAAAAAG atCCTTTTGTAGATGAGCTACCTAGACATTGTGAAGTTATAACATTACGCGATTACAAGACTTATATGCAACATTCATATTTCAATGCTATACGTCGTCAAATATATGTGTTTTTACCTGAAATCccgtatgtaaaaataaaaacatttgtattGCCTAACAATGTACATAAAACAGCTGAATATTcagaaataatttctacaattaataattacaaagcGTCTATGCCAAATGAAGAGACATCTACATGTCTCATGTTATTCTGTAATTATCTGTATATTGCAAAACGTTGGGCTTCAGCTATATGTAAAAG aaaagaaaataaaaacttgtcTGTATTTGGtgttaagtataataaaataaaacttatacaTATTAACAATTGGTATGGAAGAAAATATCCATGGCATTTCTGTCGGAAAGTTGAAGAAAGTTTATCTTGTATCGCTGTCCTAATCATTGGTCTTATGCAGACATACTCCATAGTTTTGGAGACAGAATGCAATACAGAAGAGCAGATCGAGGCAAGATTACAGTTATTTAAGAACGAAGTAAAGTTAAAGAGACATTCTATTGGATTTATGTTTTGtggaaatattaatgaaaaaactACATTgcaatcaaaaatatttgaaaaattatttcccAAAGTACTCTTAACAGATAACGTGATACATGATGGCATATATAGGAGACCTACTTCCGTTGATGAGTTAAATGAAAAAA ggAACAATGAAGAGGAAGACTttgcattttgttataaaactaATACTATGTTTTTATTGCTTACTTATGattga
- the LOC105201778 gene encoding uncharacterized protein LOC105201778 isoform X2, whose protein sequence is MCIALECLHVSWLEAAIEEKRTRLSPCCFKIDDNVTDNEFLNSVKNIRIKPLICIRFSNTDHTSHKKDPFVDELPRHCEVITLRDYKTYMQHSYFNAIRRQIYVFLPEIPYVKIKTFVLPNNVHKTAEYSEIISTINNYKASMPNEETSTCLMLFCNYLYIAKRWASAICKRKENKNLSVFGVKYNKIKLIHINNWYGRKYPWHFCRKVEESLSCIAVLIIGLMQTYSIVLETECNTEEQIEARLQLFKNEVKLKRHSIGFMFCGNINEKTTLQSKIFEKLFPKVLLTDNVIHDGIYRRPTSVDELNEKRNNEEEDFAFCYKTNTMFLLLTYD, encoded by the exons ATGTGCATTGCTCTAGAATGTTTACATGT aTCATGGTTAGAAGCTGCAATTGAAGAGAAACGAACAAGACTAAGTCCTTGTTGCTTTAAAATTGATGACAACGTAACAgacaatgaatttttaaattctgttaaaaatataagaattaagcCATTAATATGCATCCGTTTTTCTAATACTGACCATACTTCACATAAAAAAG atCCTTTTGTAGATGAGCTACCTAGACATTGTGAAGTTATAACATTACGCGATTACAAGACTTATATGCAACATTCATATTTCAATGCTATACGTCGTCAAATATATGTGTTTTTACCTGAAATCccgtatgtaaaaataaaaacatttgtattGCCTAACAATGTACATAAAACAGCTGAATATTcagaaataatttctacaattaataattacaaagcGTCTATGCCAAATGAAGAGACATCTACATGTCTCATGTTATTCTGTAATTATCTGTATATTGCAAAACGTTGGGCTTCAGCTATATGTAAAAG aaaagaaaataaaaacttgtcTGTATTTGGtgttaagtataataaaataaaacttatacaTATTAACAATTGGTATGGAAGAAAATATCCATGGCATTTCTGTCGGAAAGTTGAAGAAAGTTTATCTTGTATCGCTGTCCTAATCATTGGTCTTATGCAGACATACTCCATAGTTTTGGAGACAGAATGCAATACAGAAGAGCAGATCGAGGCAAGATTACAGTTATTTAAGAACGAAGTAAAGTTAAAGAGACATTCTATTGGATTTATGTTTTGtggaaatattaatgaaaaaactACATTgcaatcaaaaatatttgaaaaattatttcccAAAGTACTCTTAACAGATAACGTGATACATGATGGCATATATAGGAGACCTACTTCCGTTGATGAGTTAAATGAAAAAA ggAACAATGAAGAGGAAGACTttgcattttgttataaaactaATACTATGTTTTTATTGCTTACTTATGattga
- the LOC105201779 gene encoding GTP-binding protein 2, with amino-acid sequence MESFLQLFDPQNDKDLRKRRWDDSENEGNGLSDCDTSSADEDQEDRLPPEPEQGNIEYKLKLINPSSQRFEHLVTQMKWRLREGHGEAIYQIGVEDNGRLAGLTKEEMKTSLKTLKDMASRLGATIRVLRERIATSSASKTLSSQNNNNKEEKKVAEVLVKKLRKDDREDQDSIVDLRLAVTGAQDAGKSTLLGVLTQGELDNGRGRARLNMLRHLHEIKTGRTSSISHEIIGFDSAGHVLNYAEMATAEEICEHASKVVTFIDLAGHRKYLRTTVLGLTGYSPHHVMLVVAPPLNEASQEHMALCLALKLPFFIVVNKIDLGFCDMSETVTQLKNAMMTQGYPKQLVLFSNNDIPSWDYTSDVIPVFSVSCVTGEGLEDLTMFIKNLSPYETNAIDSDPESCLFQIDETFRVAGLAQPVLGGLLVKGAIAPGTRLLVGPLPDGEFSPVKVVSLHRNKAPCCLVRASQSASLTLAPPTNRSPPLPHLRPGMVLVSIRDRPHATLFFQATVLIVYHATAIFPGFQTTVHVGNVRQTCVIEGIMDANNRGLQTNDTASVLFRFVSHPEYLHVGMRLLFREGRTKGIGKITQIFPVIGSQNSMK; translated from the exons ATGGAATCGTTTCTACAACTTTTTGATCCACAAAATGATAAGGATTTAAGAAAGAGGCGGTGGGATGATTCTGAGAATGAAGGAAATGGATTGTCGGACTGTGATACTTCTAGTGCCGACGAGGATCAAGAGGACCGACTGCCACCAGAGCCAGAACAAGGAAACATAgagtacaaattaaaattgattaatccATCTAGTCAACGTTTTGAACATCTTGTCACGCAGATGAAATGGAGGCTAAGAGAGGGACATGGAGAAGCGATTTATCAAATTG GAGTGGAAGACAATGGGAGACTAGCAGGCTTAACAAAAGAGGAAATGAAAACATCCTTAAAAACACTGAAGGACATGGCTTCTAGACTGGGTGCTACTATAAGAGTATTACGCGAGCGAATAGCCACAAGTTCCGCAAGCAAGACCTTGTCGtcgcaaaataataataacaaggAGGAAAAGAAAGTTGCTGAGGTGTTGGTAAAAAAATTGCGAAAGGATGACAGAGAGGATCAGGACAGTATCGTAGACTTGAGATTGGCAGTCACTGGTGCGCAGGATGCTGGAAAATCGACTCTCTTAG GGGTACTGACGCAGGGTGAGTTGGACAATGGTAGAGGAAGAGCGAGGCTCAACATGCTACGTCATCTGCACGAGATAAAGACTGGTCGTACATCTTCGATATCGCACGAGATTATCGGATTCGATAGCGCGGGTCACGTCTTGAACTATGCTGAAATGGCGACGGCCGAAGAGATATGCGAGCACGCGTCGAAAGTCGTTACATTTATCGACTTAGCTGGACATCGAAAGTATTTGAGGACGACGGTGCTTGGACTGACag GCTATTCGCCGCACCATGTTATGCTAGTGGTAGCACCGCCTTTGAATGAAGCGTCGCAAGAACATATGGCTCTCTGTTTAGCATTAAAACTTCCGTTCTTCATTGTCGTGAATAAAATCGATTTAGGATTTTGTGACATGTCGGAGACTGTAACTCAACTTAAGAATGCTATGATGACGCAGGGCTATCCTAAGCAATTAGTATTGTTTAGCAATAACGATATACCATCATGGGACTACACGTCTGACGTGATACCAGTATTTAGTGTCAGTTGTGTTACCGGTGAGGGTCTGGAGGACTTGACCAtgtttatcaaaaatttgtcaCCTTACGAGACGAATGCGATCGACTCAGACCCGGAATCGTGTCTATTTCAAATCGATGAGACGTTTAG ggTGGCAGGTTTGGCACAACCAGTTTTAGGAGGCTTACTTGTTAAGGGAGCTATCGCGCCGGGAACTCGTTTATTGGTAGGACCTTTGCCGGATGGAGAATTTAGTCCAGTCAAAGTAGTTAGTCTACATCGTAACAAAGCCCCGTGTTGTTTAGTTAGAGCGTCACAAAGCGCCAGTCTGACTCTAGCACCACCGACAAATCGTAGCCCTCCCCTACCACATCTTCGTCCGGGGATGGTCTTGGTCTCTATACGCGATCGACCACATGCAACACTTTTCTTTCAG gcGACCGTATTGATAGTGTATCACGCCACCGCGATATTTCCCGGATTTCAAACAACGGTACACGTGGGTAACGTGAGACAGACTTGTGTCATTGAAGGAATAATGGACGCGAATAACAGGGGGCTGCAGACAAATGACACTGCTTCTGTGTTATTTAGATTCGTCAGTCATCCCGAGTATCTCCACGTCGGGATGCGACTTTTGTTCAGAGAAGGGCGTACCAAGGGGATTGGTAAAATCACGCAAATCTTTCCTGTGATTGGATCACAGAACTCGATGAAGTGA